A single window of Mycolicibacterium aurum DNA harbors:
- a CDS encoding TetR/AcrR family transcriptional regulator: protein MSGGESGASSLRKDAERNRRRIIEAARELCATRGLEATLNEVAHHANLGVGTVYRRFPTKDLLFEAIFQDGMDQLVEIADAALEMEDSWEAFASLVWQLCELTATDRGLREAAFSKAYCGSSVDAGRTRLDPRVAVLVERAQRDGHLRPEVSSTDMPLFALMAGAVSEYAGEVSSDLWRRYVGVLLQGMRCQPGQEPLEVSALDHDELEAAMSTWQPTAATESGQSS from the coding sequence GTGAGTGGTGGTGAATCGGGGGCGTCGAGTCTGCGGAAGGATGCTGAACGCAATCGGCGGCGGATCATCGAAGCGGCCCGCGAGCTGTGCGCCACCCGTGGGCTGGAGGCCACGCTGAACGAGGTTGCCCACCACGCGAACCTGGGCGTCGGCACGGTGTATCGGCGCTTCCCGACCAAGGACCTGCTGTTCGAGGCCATCTTCCAGGACGGCATGGACCAACTGGTGGAGATCGCCGACGCGGCGTTGGAGATGGAGGATTCCTGGGAGGCCTTCGCGTCCTTGGTGTGGCAGCTGTGTGAGCTGACGGCCACGGATCGCGGCCTGCGCGAGGCGGCCTTCAGCAAGGCCTACTGCGGGAGTTCGGTGGATGCCGGCCGCACCCGGCTCGACCCGCGGGTGGCGGTGCTGGTGGAGCGGGCGCAGCGCGACGGTCATCTGCGGCCGGAGGTGTCGTCGACGGATATGCCGCTGTTCGCGCTGATGGCCGGTGCGGTGAGCGAGTATGCCGGCGAGGTGTCGTCGGACCTCTGGCGTCGCTACGTCGGGGTGTTGTTGCAGGGCATGCGATGTCAGCCGGGCCAGGAGCCGCTGGAGGTGTCGGCGCTCGATCACGACGAGCTGGAGGCTGCGATGTCGACGTGGCAGCCCACCGCGGCCACGGAATCCGGGCAGTCGTCGTAG